Proteins found in one Enterococcus sp. 9D6_DIV0238 genomic segment:
- the modA gene encoding molybdate ABC transporter substrate-binding protein: protein MKHLRKSCILGWIFAVCFLLSACTANDTKKTTTANSASQSKEHHLLIAAAASLEEVMENQIIPAYIKEHPMTTIEGNYDSSGKLQTQIEKGLEADIFFSAATKQMAALTEQKLIEEKSVVPLLKNQLVMIVPSASKENWHLFSDLNKAETIAVGDPASVPAGQYAEKGLKATGDWAYVREHASFGTNVTEVLNWVAEGSAQVGLVYATDAASSDKVNVVAVMPDDILNEPIIYPVGIISSSKEKETAESFLTFLQSEEVAKYFEDTGFIINK from the coding sequence ATGAAGCACCTAAGAAAATCATGTATTCTAGGCTGGATCTTCGCAGTATGCTTTCTTTTATCCGCTTGCACAGCCAATGACACCAAAAAAACAACGACCGCAAATTCCGCTAGTCAGTCAAAAGAACATCATTTATTGATCGCAGCAGCTGCCAGTTTAGAGGAAGTCATGGAGAATCAGATCATTCCCGCATACATCAAAGAGCATCCAATGACGACGATCGAAGGCAATTATGATAGTTCGGGGAAACTCCAAACGCAAATCGAAAAAGGTTTGGAGGCCGACATATTTTTTTCAGCTGCAACAAAACAAATGGCTGCGTTGACTGAACAAAAATTGATCGAAGAAAAAAGTGTCGTACCGCTGCTGAAAAATCAGCTAGTGATGATCGTACCGAGTGCATCTAAGGAAAATTGGCACTTATTCAGTGATCTGAACAAGGCAGAAACGATTGCAGTCGGCGATCCAGCGAGTGTTCCAGCAGGACAATACGCTGAAAAAGGACTAAAAGCAACTGGTGATTGGGCATATGTGAGAGAACATGCGAGCTTTGGTACGAATGTTACAGAAGTTTTGAATTGGGTCGCAGAGGGAAGTGCCCAAGTTGGACTGGTTTATGCAACGGATGCTGCCTCTAGTGATAAAGTAAATGTCGTTGCTGTGATGCCTGATGACATACTTAATGAACCGATCATCTATCCAGTAGGAATCATCTCAAGTTCGAAAGAAAAAGAGACGGCGGAAAGCTTCCTTACATTTTTACAAAGTGAGGAAGTCGCAAAATATTTTGAAGATACAGGGTTTATTATCAATAAGTAG
- the modB gene encoding molybdate ABC transporter permease subunit, which yields MDLSPIIISFKTAIVAIIFTFFSGTIIAYLIFRMKKQNLKLIFNSLFTLPLVLPPTVFGFFLLDIFGVQQPIGKFLLDFFAVKVVFSWKATVIAAVAVSFPLMYRSAIAAFEQIDGDLFSAARTLGFSEMKIFFKIALPLSLNGLLAGGVLAFARGLGEFGATTMLAGNIAGKTRTLPLAIYSAVAAGDWALAQNYVWVIVIICLLILFMTEFFGRKSWRHKS from the coding sequence ATGGATTTAAGTCCAATTATTATTTCATTCAAAACAGCGATCGTTGCAATCATTTTTACTTTTTTCAGTGGTACGATCATTGCTTATTTGATTTTCCGTATGAAAAAGCAAAATTTAAAACTCATTTTCAATAGCTTATTTACCTTGCCGCTGGTGCTACCGCCAACGGTTTTTGGCTTTTTCTTACTTGATATTTTTGGTGTCCAGCAACCGATTGGGAAGTTTTTGCTGGATTTTTTTGCGGTAAAAGTCGTTTTTTCATGGAAAGCAACAGTGATTGCGGCAGTAGCTGTGTCCTTTCCATTGATGTATCGCTCCGCAATCGCAGCCTTTGAGCAAATTGATGGGGATCTTTTTTCTGCTGCACGAACTTTGGGATTCTCAGAAATGAAAATTTTCTTCAAAATCGCTTTGCCTTTATCTTTGAATGGTTTATTGGCTGGTGGAGTTTTAGCGTTTGCCAGAGGATTGGGTGAATTTGGTGCTACAACGATGCTGGCAGGAAATATCGCAGGAAAAACACGAACCTTACCATTAGCGATCTATTCAGCTGTCGCTGCTGGAGATTGGGCTTTAGCTCAAAACTATGTGTGGGTCATCGTCATTATTTGCTTATTGATTCTTTTTATGACGGAATTCTTTGGTCGAAAGTCATGGAGGCATAAATCATGA
- a CDS encoding sulfate/molybdate ABC transporter ATP-binding protein: protein MKLSVDIKKRLQNHTLHAAFDIEATTLGVLGASGCGKSMLLKCIAGIETPDSGRIQLGDRVLFDKEATIDLSPQKRNVGLLFQQYALFPHLTVYKNLASVTKNRQLISELLEMFHLENSRNSYPHQISGGQKQRAALARMLASEPELLLLDEPFSALDTSLKEELQLELQKRLSSFSGNILIVSHSLDELYRLCPELMIMTEETCLQGETDTLFKQPQTLAAAQLTGCKNIFPIKRIDAHTVLVTGWSIPLTVAQEVLPRHSHIGIRAHDFLLDTSGVNQLEVEYGFSQQTPFEQNSWFSHRGTKLWWKGSKQVEVQEIKTLTVLPQSIMLLTE, encoded by the coding sequence ATGAAACTAAGCGTGGATATCAAAAAAAGACTGCAGAACCATACATTGCACGCTGCCTTTGATATAGAAGCAACTACTTTAGGTGTTTTAGGCGCTTCCGGCTGCGGAAAAAGTATGCTGCTAAAATGTATTGCTGGAATCGAAACGCCAGATTCAGGTCGGATCCAATTAGGTGATCGAGTGTTATTCGACAAAGAAGCGACTATCGACTTGTCACCACAAAAACGAAATGTAGGCTTATTATTTCAACAATACGCCCTGTTTCCCCATTTAACGGTGTATAAGAACTTAGCTAGTGTCACAAAGAATCGTCAGCTGATTTCAGAACTGTTAGAGATGTTTCATTTAGAAAACAGCCGAAATAGCTATCCGCATCAAATCTCCGGCGGTCAAAAGCAGCGTGCAGCATTAGCTCGGATGTTAGCCTCGGAGCCGGAATTATTGTTGCTGGATGAACCTTTTTCTGCGTTGGATACTTCATTGAAGGAAGAGCTTCAGCTTGAGCTACAAAAGCGTTTGTCTTCTTTTAGCGGAAATATCTTGATCGTCAGTCATAGCTTAGATGAGTTGTACCGTTTGTGTCCTGAGCTGATGATCATGACGGAAGAGACTTGTTTGCAGGGAGAAACAGATACCTTATTTAAACAACCGCAAACCCTAGCAGCAGCCCAGCTGACGGGCTGTAAAAATATTTTCCCGATAAAACGAATAGATGCGCATACGGTTTTAGTGACTGGTTGGTCCATACCTTTGACCGTAGCACAAGAAGTATTGCCAAGACATTCTCATATTGGGATCAGAGCTCATGATTTTCTATTGGATACTTCGGGAGTGAATCAATTAGAGGTCGAGTATGGTTTTTCACAGCAAACACCTTTTGAACAAAATAGCTGGTTTTCTCACCGTGGGACAAAGCTTTGGTGGAAAGGCAGTAAACAAGTAGAGGTTCAGGAGATAAAAACATTGACTGTTTTACCCCAGTCAATCATGCTGTTGACTGAATAG